From the Drosophila suzukii chromosome 2 unlocalized genomic scaffold, CBGP_Dsuzu_IsoJpt1.0 scf_2c, whole genome shotgun sequence genome, one window contains:
- the LOC139354030 gene encoding protein-associating with the carboxyl-terminal domain of ezrin: MGSEGSKLKGLILEKNAVEANDYWKMYNAESPAACIDEDCRKLLSIFQGEVFVKRHVWAGGMGPMERAIKNLMVYRHPYILKYVATWDQSGQKHLATERVRPLNDVLTHLTDLEICLGLRTILCGLIFLIEKALARHLNINIHSIYVTDRGSWRLAGFEYVWRATEVDKQLIDLAHSFINASISEENCEQFAFGMLCEKVLERSGTNSDDSNSTPHAHEFREYCGAHLKHQNTKLRPPFSVVLLHPYFNHEFVLIHSFLFELPLKSGQERHAFFGSLIERLQYFDEEIVASQLACDLLSRMVLLDPAAQEFVTPHILRTKSTVNTTVSLFSPHTYVQYLMPHILKMFRLRDAQIRLILLDYFMDFVCLLGIEQLQSEVLPQLQLGMSDTNDILVAKTLRCMADLVSILGASKVLGGERSRCFSDGRPHAAVSTRSQNTMPEPRSISPLMDTRSFDVGDDFMVSSSPLPTTNNVLLLLRPSPDGGEDRKIGLNLNEKSLGVCQNSDPETDSNISVAGNEKTLVNLDEEGTWSHSDTIDVLQRATQTGRKEQTPTDLVTESSASTRNTQALLSSHSIAILDVSLGASKALLQTDRKIIDDLNALDIQVQSVTQGTELGEFDFFKDMEPVIEIKTRSCETNERINSRFAAAALTANCNDVDAENGWGHDEQDGDVISWGAANETVTF, encoded by the exons ATGGGAAGCGAGGGAAGCAAATTGAAAGGCTTAATCCTTGAAAAAAACGCTGTAGAAGCTAATGACTATTGGAAGATGTATAACGCAGAATCACCGGCGGCATGCATTGATGAAGACTGCAGAAAACTTCTTTCGATATTCCAGGGCGAAGTGTTCGTCAAGAGGCATGTGTGGGCCGGCGGCATGGGTCCAATGGAAAGGGCAATTAAA AACCTAATGGTCTACCGCCACCCGTACATTTTGAAATATGTAGCTACTTGGGACCAGTCAGGGCAAAAGCATCTTGCCACGGAGAGGGTCCGGCCTCTAAATGATGTTCTGACCCATCTGACCGACCTTGAAATCTGCCTTGGATTGCGAACGATACTGTGCGgcctaatatttttaattgagAAGGCTCTGGCCAGGCACTTGAACATAAACATACATTCCATTTATGTGACGGACAGAGGCAGCTGGCGCCTGGCTGGCTTCGAGTATGTTTGGAGGGCCACAGAGGTCGACAAACAGCTGATAGACTTGGCCCATTCCTTTATAAATGCAAGCATCAGCGAAGAAAATTGTGAACAGTTTGCCTTCGGCATGCTGTGTGAGAAAGTTCTTGAAAGGAGTGGAACTAATAGTGACGACAGTAATAGCACTCCCCATGCTCACGAGTTCCGTGAGTACTGCGGCGCACACCTGAAACACCAAAATACTAAGCTAAGACCCCCATTTTCGGTCGTCCTTCTACATCCGTATTTCAATCATGAATTCGTGCTCATACATTCCTTTTTATTTGAGTTACCGCTTAAGTCGGGGCAGGAGCGGCACGCATTTTTTGGAAGTTTGATTGAACGCCTCCAATACTTCGACGAGGAAATTGTGGCTTCGCAGCTAGCTTGTGACCTGCTTTCTAGAATGGTACTTCTCGATCCTGCTGCACAGGAATTTGTGACTCCCCATATACTCCGTACAAAATCTACGGTTAATACTACGGTGTCTCTGTTTTCACCGCATACATACGTTCAATATTTAATGCCTCACATACTAAAGATGTTCCGTTTGCGCGATGCGCAGATCCGTTTGATACTCCTGGATTATTTTATGGACTTCGTTTGCCTTTTAGGGATCGAGCAACTACAGAGTGAGGTTCTTCCACAATTACAGTTGGGTATGAGCGACACGAACGACATTTTAGTTGCTAAGACACTAAGGTGCATGGCAGATTTGGTTTCCATATTAGGAGCTAGCAAAGTTTTGGGCGGAGAGCGTAGCCGATGCTTTTCTGACGGCCGTCCACACGCAGCCGTCTCCACACGTAGCCAAAATACTATGCCAGAACCTCGGTCCATAAGCCCCCTTATGGACACTAGATCTTTTGACGTGGGAGACGACTTCATGGTTTCTTCGAGTCCGTTGCCAACAACAAATAATGTCCTCTTGTTGCTTCGCCCTAGCCCAGACGGAGGTGAAGACAGGAAGATTGGTTTAAACTTAAATGAAAAATCCCTGGGTGTATGTCAAAATAGCGATCCGGAGACTGACTCAAATATATCTGTTGCAGGAAACGAAAAAACATTAGTAAACTTAGATGAGGAAGGGACTTGGTCTCATTCAGATACTATAGACGTGCTGCAGCGCGCAACACAGACCGGACGGAAAGAGCAGACTCCAACAGATTTGGTAACAGAGAGCAGTGCATCGACTCGAAATACCCAAGCCTTATTATCCTCGCATAGCATAGCCATATTAGATGTATCTCTTGGAGCCAGCAAAGCACTGTTGCAAACAGATCGTAAGATTATCGACGATCTGAATGCGCTGGACATACAAGTACAGTCAGTGACCCAGGGGACAGAGTTAGGCGAGTTTGACTTCTTCAAAGACATGGAACCCGTGATTGAAATAAAAACTCGTAGCTGTGAGACAAATGAACGTATAAACAGCCGTTTCGCTGCTGCTGCATTAACTGCCAACTGCAATGATGTGGATGCGGAAAATGGTTGGGGTCATGACGAACAGGACGGAGACGTCATATCATGGGGAGCGGCGAATGAAACGGTTACGTTCTAA
- the LOC139354138 gene encoding uncharacterized protein, with translation MFETGPRGPPLAAVGPQQRQCPQSPLAEGGRIEAKLPFQLYVQTALRSPGQIQHSGECVPHWARIKTRRTTRDTRNALVSGHLILRSSCGKGGDEDNYGSRG, from the exons ATGTTTGAAACCGGACCACGCGGTCCTCCACTTGCAGCGGTTGGTCCGCAGCAACGCCAGTGTCCTCAAAGTCCACTCGCGGAAGGTGGCCGCATTGAGGCCAAGCTCCCGTTCCAGCTTTACGTGCAAACGGCCTTGCGGAGTCCTGGGCAAATCCAGCACAGCGGAGAATGCGTTCCCCACTG GGCTCGCATAAAAACACGGCGCACAACAAGGGACACACGCAATGCGCTCGTGTCGGGTCACCTAATCCTGAGGAGCTCCTGTGGAAAAGGAGGTG ACGAGGACAATTACGGCTCTCGGGGGTGA